One part of the Microlunatus elymi genome encodes these proteins:
- a CDS encoding hydroxymethylglutaryl-CoA lyase: protein MMAELPDEFPLPGLPEQVQIYEVGPRDGLQAEKEIVDTRTKIEFIRGLRQTGLTAIEATSFVSPRWVPQLADAAEVLAGIGSADGIRHPVLVPNQIGMDRALAAGATEIAIFVSATERFAHENLDTTVDGAIELAAPVVRQAAEAGIGVRGYVSMCFGDPWEGRVPIGQVLDVVRRLADLGCRTISLGDTIGVATPGHVQALLEAIGGTGIGMDRLALHFHDTYGQALANVLSGLRCGVTEYDASAGGIGGCPFARSATGNLATEDLVWMLNGLGIEHGIDLDRLVQLSGWMAGKLGRPSPSRVVTALYQEAAADQLF, encoded by the coding sequence ATGATGGCGGAGTTGCCGGACGAGTTTCCCCTGCCCGGGCTGCCCGAACAGGTGCAGATCTACGAGGTCGGCCCGCGGGACGGCCTGCAGGCGGAGAAGGAGATCGTCGACACCCGGACCAAGATCGAATTCATCCGAGGACTTCGCCAGACCGGTTTGACGGCCATCGAAGCGACCAGCTTCGTCTCGCCCCGCTGGGTGCCGCAACTGGCCGACGCGGCCGAGGTGCTGGCCGGGATCGGTTCGGCCGACGGGATCCGGCATCCGGTGCTGGTGCCGAATCAGATCGGGATGGACCGCGCGCTGGCCGCCGGGGCCACCGAGATCGCGATCTTCGTCAGTGCCACCGAACGATTCGCCCACGAGAACCTGGACACCACCGTCGACGGTGCGATCGAATTGGCCGCGCCGGTGGTCCGGCAAGCCGCCGAGGCCGGCATCGGCGTACGCGGTTATGTCTCGATGTGCTTCGGCGACCCGTGGGAAGGGCGGGTGCCGATCGGTCAGGTCCTCGACGTCGTACGCCGCCTCGCCGATCTGGGTTGCCGGACGATCAGCCTCGGCGACACCATCGGGGTGGCGACGCCCGGCCATGTCCAGGCCCTGCTCGAGGCGATCGGCGGCACCGGGATCGGGATGGACCGGCTGGCGTTGCACTTCCACGACACCTACGGTCAGGCGCTGGCCAACGTGCTCAGCGGTCTGCGCTGCGGCGTCACCGAGTACGACGCCTCGGCCGGCGGCATCGGCGGCTGCCCGTTCGCCCGCTCGGCCACCGGCAACCTGGCCACCGAGGACCTGGTCTGGATGCTGAACGGTCTGGGCATCGAGCACGGGATCGATCTGGACCGGCTGGTGCAACTGAGTGGCTGGATGGCCGGCAAGCTCGGCCGCCCCTCACCGTCCCGGGTCGTCACCGCGCTCTACCAGGAGGCTGCTGCCGACCAGCTGTTCTGA
- a CDS encoding FUSC family protein produces the protein MPTGRSPNGELILNAGLRSQLRQLIAVGPHRGEHTVAIRAALSVAVPLLVLLGIGHIEWSLYATFGAFTALYGRTSPLRPRLRMQAFAGLTLTVSVLLGVLIGISPYRSWLLIPVAAVWATFIALIAHRRHWHPPGPLFPVFALGACASVPATWTDVPIALTVVVSSALFAIGLTALVSLLGRSGLIRKLIKAGPRPTPARPKPAGSQQRLIEWRLRHYPIRYAISVAIAGLIATSIGFIGHPYWAMVAAVVPMAAPDQGARLLRAAQRLIGTVIGVVIAGAILALDLPSLLVILIAALLQAGAELTVGRNYGLALLFITPLALSMTQLAHPLPIGELVRDRTVETFIGVAVAVIITLLTRERRQDAEG, from the coding sequence ATGCCGACGGGTCGCTCGCCGAATGGTGAGTTGATCTTGAACGCCGGCTTGCGGTCACAGCTTCGGCAGCTGATCGCTGTCGGGCCGCATCGTGGTGAGCACACGGTTGCGATCCGGGCGGCGCTGTCGGTCGCGGTGCCGCTGCTGGTTCTGCTGGGCATCGGCCACATCGAGTGGTCGCTGTACGCCACCTTCGGCGCGTTCACCGCGCTCTACGGCCGGACCAGTCCGCTGCGGCCGCGGTTGCGGATGCAGGCCTTCGCCGGTCTGACGCTGACCGTCTCGGTGCTGCTCGGCGTGCTGATCGGGATCTCCCCCTATCGCAGCTGGCTGCTGATTCCGGTGGCCGCGGTCTGGGCGACGTTCATCGCGCTGATCGCTCATCGCCGGCATTGGCATCCACCGGGCCCGCTGTTTCCGGTCTTCGCGCTGGGCGCCTGCGCGTCGGTGCCGGCGACCTGGACCGACGTGCCGATCGCGCTGACCGTGGTCGTCAGCTCGGCCCTGTTCGCGATCGGGCTGACGGCGCTGGTGTCCTTGCTCGGCCGGTCGGGGCTGATCCGGAAGTTGATCAAGGCCGGACCACGGCCCACCCCGGCCCGGCCCAAACCCGCCGGATCCCAACAACGGCTGATCGAATGGCGGTTGCGTCACTACCCGATCCGGTACGCGATCAGCGTCGCGATCGCCGGTCTGATCGCCACCTCGATCGGCTTCATCGGCCATCCGTACTGGGCGATGGTGGCGGCCGTGGTGCCGATGGCGGCGCCCGATCAGGGCGCCCGGCTGCTGCGGGCGGCGCAACGGTTGATCGGCACGGTGATCGGGGTGGTGATCGCCGGCGCGATCCTGGCGCTGGACCTGCCGTCGCTTCTGGTGATCTTGATCGCCGCGTTGTTGCAGGCTGGCGCGGAGTTGACCGTCGGCCGCAACTACGGGCTGGCGCTGCTCTTCATCACCCCGCTGGCGTTGTCGATGACCCAGCTGGCGCATCCGCTGCCGATCGGCGAACTGGTCCGGGACCGTACGGTGGAGACCTTCATCGGCGTCGCGGTGGCGGTGATCATCACCCTGCTCACCCGGGAACGCCGGCAGGACGCCGAGGGCTGA
- a CDS encoding T3SS (YopN, CesT) and YbjN peptide-binding chaperone 1, with protein MESTGYEGFDIDRSTAQAWAEFQMRLSEVVSVIDDSGDLVIGTESEPAAEGGPFVSFTAPARDTIRSEAASNAVLADAFQLGQGELTTMERAGWHAPTAEPDNGTAPTANFWTELPQEESDRLAELAVVALRDVYGVPHPVFLAPDQLAEILTPKAEDATKDPLYDDEDVTAIMPGSREHLDELLDAELTDLFGHRPIRDDEGDIAIRVGSTMIFLRTSPDAREIVVFAAIVHEIEGGRSRAAEVLNDLNCEGRWVKFQLIKDRVFATLSVMAQPFVPAHLAQAVQIMSDTADAIDGHLADKLRGRTTFDDTDPDD; from the coding sequence ATGGAATCTACTGGCTACGAGGGTTTCGACATCGATCGCAGCACCGCGCAGGCGTGGGCAGAGTTCCAGATGCGGCTCAGTGAGGTCGTCTCCGTGATCGACGACTCGGGTGACCTGGTCATCGGCACCGAGTCCGAACCGGCGGCCGAAGGCGGCCCGTTCGTCTCCTTCACCGCGCCGGCCCGCGACACGATCCGCTCCGAGGCCGCCAGCAACGCGGTGCTGGCCGACGCGTTCCAGCTCGGCCAGGGTGAACTGACCACGATGGAGCGGGCCGGCTGGCACGCGCCGACCGCCGAGCCGGACAACGGCACCGCGCCGACGGCCAACTTCTGGACCGAGCTGCCGCAGGAGGAGTCCGACCGGTTGGCCGAGCTGGCCGTGGTCGCCCTGCGGGACGTGTACGGAGTCCCGCATCCGGTCTTCCTGGCGCCCGACCAGCTCGCCGAGATCCTGACCCCGAAGGCCGAAGACGCCACCAAGGACCCGCTTTACGACGACGAGGACGTCACGGCGATCATGCCGGGCAGCCGTGAGCACCTGGACGAGCTGCTGGACGCGGAACTGACCGATCTCTTCGGGCACCGGCCGATCCGCGACGACGAGGGCGACATCGCGATCCGGGTCGGCTCGACGATGATCTTCCTGCGGACCTCACCGGACGCCCGGGAGATCGTGGTGTTCGCCGCCATCGTGCACGAGATCGAGGGCGGCCGGTCCCGGGCCGCCGAGGTGCTCAACGACCTCAACTGCGAAGGCCGCTGGGTGAAGTTCCAGTTGATCAAGGATCGGGTGTTCGCCACCCTGTCGGTGATGGCGCAGCCGTTCGTGCCGGCGCATCTGGCCCAGGCCGTACAGATCATGTCCGACACCGCGGACGCGATCGACGGACATCTTGCCGACAAGCTCCGCGGCCGGACCACCTTCGACGACACGGATCCCGACGACTGA
- a CDS encoding LysR family transcriptional regulator, which produces MEYSLAQLRGFVAVADELHFGRAAGRLQMTQPPLTRQIQALERSIGVRLLDRDREVRLTPAGAAFLVDARRLLALAEAAPESARRAAAGEVGTLRLGFTAIGAYAVLGPMLSLIHDQLPGVEVDLQELVSEEQFNALGSGRLDLCLVRPPVPDGLSALPVHAEELVLAAPVAHELAAGDEPVRLVDVSADYIGYSPEGSRYLYDVCAALIAVQDFLGAEIASQFPTMLALVRAGRGVALIPRSCTAMRIDGVVYRELDAADTRTVRLEACWNPQSQDPVLARVLPLLSEDCFSAGVLSARRRPGPRSRRGRRSAAPR; this is translated from the coding sequence CATTTCGGCAGGGCTGCCGGGCGGCTGCAGATGACCCAGCCGCCGCTGACCCGGCAGATCCAGGCGCTGGAGCGGAGCATCGGAGTCCGCCTGCTCGACCGGGATCGGGAGGTCAGGTTGACGCCGGCCGGGGCCGCGTTCCTGGTCGACGCCCGCCGGCTGCTCGCGTTGGCCGAGGCGGCGCCGGAATCGGCCCGCCGGGCGGCGGCCGGTGAGGTCGGCACGCTGCGGCTCGGCTTCACCGCGATCGGTGCCTACGCGGTGCTCGGTCCGATGCTGTCGCTGATTCATGATCAACTTCCCGGGGTGGAGGTCGATCTGCAGGAGTTGGTCAGCGAGGAGCAGTTCAACGCCCTGGGGAGTGGCCGACTCGATCTCTGCCTGGTTCGGCCACCGGTACCGGACGGGCTGTCCGCGCTGCCGGTGCACGCCGAGGAGCTGGTACTGGCCGCCCCCGTCGCTCATGAACTGGCCGCCGGCGACGAACCGGTCCGGCTGGTGGACGTGTCCGCCGACTACATCGGCTACTCGCCGGAAGGGTCTCGCTACCTGTACGACGTCTGCGCCGCGCTGATCGCGGTGCAGGACTTCCTCGGTGCCGAGATCGCATCCCAGTTCCCGACCATGCTGGCGCTGGTCCGGGCCGGCCGCGGGGTCGCCCTGATCCCGCGGTCGTGTACCGCGATGCGGATCGACGGGGTGGTCTATCGCGAGCTGGACGCCGCGGACACCCGGACGGTGCGGCTGGAGGCCTGCTGGAATCCGCAGTCGCAGGACCCGGTGCTGGCCCGGGTCCTCCCGCTGCTGTCGGAGGACTGCTTCAGCGCCGGCGTACTCAGTGCCCGGCGTCGTCCGGGGCCTCGGTCGAGGCGCGGTAGACGATCTGCGGCGCCGCGTTGA
- a CDS encoding isoaspartyl peptidase/L-asparaginase family protein — MSDDKPVQTRLWRIAPQGRYQLAVHGGAGGRIHELADQERHAFEDGLSRAYAAGETVLADGGTATDAVCAAICVLEDDPLFNAGRGASLAADGSAELDAAIMDGAGHAGAVAASRHARNPVRLARQVMRRSPHVLIAAPDVELINSWGEQTADQRYFVTDSRRRQLAHLHADDADGPRHGTVGAVARDSTGGLAAATSTGGIANQSVGRVGDTPIIGAGTYARNGLAAISCTGHGEAFMLCVVSYDIVARLRYLGVDLADAVSATIETELSGKDSSGGLVAVGADGTVVVAHNSPMMFAAFDQDHRLVTLT; from the coding sequence ATGTCCGACGACAAGCCGGTGCAGACCAGGCTGTGGCGGATCGCACCGCAGGGTCGCTACCAGTTGGCGGTGCACGGCGGCGCCGGTGGCCGGATCCACGAACTCGCCGATCAAGAACGGCACGCCTTCGAGGACGGACTGAGCCGGGCGTACGCGGCCGGCGAGACGGTGCTGGCCGACGGCGGCACCGCGACCGACGCTGTCTGCGCCGCGATCTGTGTGCTGGAAGACGATCCGCTGTTCAACGCCGGTCGCGGCGCCAGCCTGGCCGCCGACGGCAGTGCGGAGTTGGATGCCGCGATCATGGACGGTGCCGGGCACGCCGGAGCAGTGGCCGCGTCGCGCCATGCCAGGAATCCGGTTCGGTTGGCCCGTCAGGTGATGCGCCGATCACCGCACGTGCTGATCGCTGCGCCCGACGTGGAGTTGATCAACTCCTGGGGCGAGCAGACCGCCGATCAGCGGTATTTCGTCACCGACTCGCGCAGACGGCAGCTGGCCCACCTGCACGCCGACGATGCGGACGGGCCGAGGCACGGCACGGTCGGGGCGGTCGCCCGGGACTCGACCGGTGGGCTGGCCGCGGCCACCTCGACCGGCGGGATCGCCAATCAGAGCGTGGGCAGGGTCGGCGACACCCCGATCATCGGCGCCGGAACCTACGCCCGCAACGGTCTCGCGGCGATCTCCTGCACCGGCCACGGCGAGGCGTTCATGCTGTGCGTGGTGTCCTACGACATCGTTGCCCGGTTGCGATATCTCGGAGTTGATCTTGCCGACGCGGTGTCCGCGACGATCGAGACGGAGCTGTCCGGCAAGGATTCCAGTGGCGGTCTGGTGGCGGTCGGCGCCGACGGCACGGTGGTGGTCGCCCACAACTCGCCGATGATGTTCGCGGCCTTCGATCAAGATCATCGGCTGGTCACCTTGACCTGA
- a CDS encoding alpha-L-fucosidase gives MPNETRVADQLPMIPPTPGQLAWQRQELGVFFHFGVNTFAALEWSDGTLPASSFNPTDLDARQWVATAADAGARYVVLTAKHHDGFCLWPTETTDYSVASSPWRDGQGDVVAEVAAAAEEYGLDLGLYLSPWDRNAACYPDKPAYDRFYQDQLRELCTRYGKLTELWFDGAGSQGREYDWVGIGEVIKETQPDAMIFNMGAPTIRWVGNEDGLAADPVNYVVAETDFSQYTTYSTQLAEALYLPPECDVSIRKGWFWADRDQPKSLDHLLGIYYRSVGMGANLLLNLPPDNRGLIPDADVERLRQWRSELDQRFAEPIEATVTKIDSDGDSVTWRADFTEPAVLDHLELVEDYRNGQRVRAHRVQAGDRTLADGLTIGNKRLHAFDELQASAVEIVTTGADPVLAQVRGYRTGFNAAPQIVYRASTEAPDDAGH, from the coding sequence ATGCCCAACGAAACCCGCGTGGCCGACCAGCTTCCGATGATCCCGCCGACTCCGGGCCAACTCGCCTGGCAGCGCCAGGAGCTCGGCGTCTTCTTCCACTTCGGCGTGAACACGTTCGCCGCGCTGGAATGGAGCGACGGCACGCTGCCGGCCAGCAGCTTCAACCCGACCGATCTCGACGCCCGGCAATGGGTCGCCACCGCCGCCGACGCCGGCGCCCGCTATGTCGTGCTGACCGCCAAACACCATGACGGCTTCTGCCTCTGGCCCACCGAGACCACCGACTACTCGGTCGCCTCCTCACCGTGGCGCGACGGCCAGGGCGACGTGGTCGCCGAGGTCGCCGCCGCGGCCGAGGAGTACGGACTTGATCTTGGTCTCTACCTGTCCCCGTGGGATCGCAACGCCGCGTGCTATCCGGACAAGCCCGCCTACGACCGGTTCTATCAAGATCAACTTCGCGAGCTGTGCACTCGGTACGGCAAGTTGACCGAGCTCTGGTTCGACGGCGCCGGATCGCAGGGCCGGGAGTACGACTGGGTCGGCATCGGCGAGGTGATCAAGGAAACCCAGCCGGACGCGATGATCTTCAACATGGGTGCGCCGACGATCCGCTGGGTCGGCAACGAGGACGGGCTCGCGGCCGATCCGGTCAACTATGTGGTGGCCGAGACCGACTTCAGCCAGTACACGACCTACTCGACCCAACTGGCCGAGGCCCTCTACCTGCCGCCGGAATGCGACGTGTCGATCCGCAAGGGCTGGTTCTGGGCCGACCGTGATCAACCGAAGTCTCTTGATCATCTTCTCGGCATCTACTATCGCTCGGTCGGGATGGGCGCCAACCTGCTGCTCAACCTGCCGCCGGACAACCGTGGCTTGATCCCGGATGCCGACGTCGAACGCCTGCGTCAGTGGCGATCCGAGCTGGACCAGCGATTCGCCGAGCCGATCGAAGCGACGGTGACCAAGATCGACTCCGATGGCGACTCGGTGACCTGGCGAGCCGACTTCACCGAGCCGGCCGTCCTTGATCATCTGGAGCTGGTCGAGGATTACCGCAACGGCCAGCGGGTCCGGGCGCATCGGGTCCAGGCCGGCGATCGGACGCTGGCCGACGGCCTGACCATCGGCAACAAGCGGCTGCACGCCTTCGACGAGTTGCAGGCCTCGGCGGTGGAGATCGTCACCACCGGTGCCGATCCCGTGCTGGCACAGGTCCGCGGCTACCGGACCGGCTTCAACGCGGCGCCGCAGATCGTCTACCGCGCCTCGACCGAGGCCCCGGACGACGCCGGGCACTGA